Proteins encoded in a region of the Anopheles ziemanni chromosome 2, idAnoZiCoDA_A2_x.2, whole genome shotgun sequence genome:
- the LOC131292105 gene encoding prohormone-3, whose translation MKSPALWMAIGAILLLGGSVNAWGGLFNRFSPEMLANMGYGSHGGAYRPQSFLQNEILDEEQQSPRYEPDPCSRVCSANEFCCPGYICVIVDSVMGQCMPLYGRKYGELCRHDSDCESGLVCDISALSGASVCRPPTIVAKQYGEDCITSSDCDITRGLCCQVQRRHRQVPRKVCSYFKDPLLCVGTVAADQVKHQIEHTAGEKRIIYNKH comes from the exons ATGAAATCTCCCGCCCTCTGGATGGCCATCGGTGCGATTCTCCTGCTCGGTGGAAGCGTAAACGCATGGGGTGGACTGTTCAATCGGTTTTCGCCAGAAATGCTCGCCAACATGGGCTACGGCAGCCACGGTGGAGCCTACCGACCGCAATCGTTCCTTCAG AATGAAATCCTCGACGAAGAACAGCAAAGCCCGCGCTACGAGCCGGATCCTTGCTCCCGGGTCTGCTCGGCGAACGAGTTCTGCTGCCCCGGATACATTTGCGTCATCGTCGATAGTG TAATGGGCCAGTGTATGCCGCTGTACGGGCGAAAGTACGGCGAGCTGTGCAGGCACGATTCCGACTGCGAGTCCGGGCTGGTCTGCGACATTTCCGCCCTCAGCGGGGCCAGCGTCTGCCGACCGCCGACCATCGTCGCCAAGCAGTACGGCGAAGATTGCATCACATCCAGTGACTGTGATATTACACG GGGACTGTGCTGTCAGGTGCAGAGAAGACATCGGCAAGTACCGCGTAAG gtttgctcgtacttcaaagATCCGCTGCTCTGCGTCGGAACGGTTGCTGCCGATCAG GTAAAGCACCAAATTGAGCATACAGCCGGTGAAAAGCGCATCATCTACAATAAGCATTAA